A genomic stretch from Homalodisca vitripennis isolate AUS2020 unplaced genomic scaffold, UT_GWSS_2.1 ScUCBcl_7151;HRSCAF=14702, whole genome shotgun sequence includes:
- the LOC124374077 gene encoding uncharacterized protein LOC124374077, with translation MEEVAQELEKYKISIGAVQEVRWKDKDNEEGIVDDFYTELERVCDKIPRHDMKVVLGDFNAKIGKEEQNNMVAGKCGLHEETSLNGERVCMFAEAQRLIVSSNCFPHKKIHLGTWKMPGRDSCNQIDHVLTSKRWATSIMDIKTCRGANCDSDHYLVRGVLRHRIANTVKARKTRVEKWDVEKLADVNVRQQFQEELGDRLTGLTTDLSIEEHWNYLREAMKGTAELVLGKRKFERNEDWFDEECRNALDTKNQARKKLLQVGTRANVENYRRERTLANRLMRRKKREAANSKNRKIREKLPAERMQEILQEYEKYYGCIPGKITSTS, from the exons ATGGAGGAGGTGGCACAAGAGCTAGAAAAGTATAAGATCAGCATTGGAGCGGTGCAAGAAGTAAGGTGGAAAGATA AGGATAATGAAGAAGGTATTGTGGATGATTTCTACACAGAACTTGAGAGAGTTTGTGATAAAATACCTAGGCATGATATGAAAGTGGTTTTAGGTGATTTCAATGCAAAAATAGGAAAAGAGGAGCAGAACAACATGGTAGCAGGAAAGTGTGGTCTGCATGAAGAAACTAGCTTGAATGGAGAAAGAGTATGCATGTTTGCTGAAGCTCAGAGGCTGATTGTAAGTAGTAATTGCTTTCCTCACAAAAAGATTCATCTGGGGACATGGAAAATGCCTGGGAGGGATAGCTGCAATCAAATTGACCATGTTTTAACTTCAAAGAGATGGGCTACTTCTATAATGGATATAAAAACATGCAGAGGAGCTAATTGTGATAGTGATCACTATTTGGTGAGAGGAGTTCTCAGACATCGTATAGCGAATACTGTCAAAGCAAGGAAGACAAGAGTAGAAAAGTGGGACGTGGAAAAATTAGCGGATGTAAATGTGAGGCAACAATTTCAGGAAGAACTGGGTGATAGACTAACAGGACTTACGACTGATTTATCAATTGAAGAGCATTGGAATTACCTGCGAGAAGCAATGAAGGGCACAGCTGAACTGGTACTAGGTAAAAGGAAATTTGAAAGAAATGAGGACTGGTTTGACGAAGAATGCAGAAATGCATTGGACACTAAGAATCAGGCTAGGAAAAAGCTTTTGCAAGTTGGAACCAGAGCAAATGTGGAGAATTACAGAAGAGAAAGAACATTAGCAAACAGACTTATGAGGAGGAAAAAAAGAGAAGCAgcaaacagtaaaaatagaaaaattagagaGAAACTACCAGCAGAAAGAATGCaggaaattttacaagaatatgaGAAATATTACGGATGCATACCAGGCAAAATCACAAGTACATCTTGA